The following proteins come from a genomic window of Pseudomonas sp. WJP1:
- a CDS encoding DUF2889 domain-containing protein, whose product MTVPVSANPKRRLLHTRKVVCTGYERDDGLFDIEGCLLDTKGVDTEFAYGTIPANGVLHDMRITMTIDQNMVIRQLLAVSEQAPTPVCGHVNRAYAALVGLRIGTGFKKRVAERVGGLKGCTHLTEMLGPMATTAIQTLAPVMQKRLRQRAAADPEFKMPDHWVIGTCHAYHPDGDAARRVNNWRPGDIN is encoded by the coding sequence ATGACAGTGCCAGTTTCCGCCAACCCCAAGCGACGCCTGCTGCACACCCGCAAGGTGGTTTGCACCGGCTATGAGCGCGACGACGGCCTTTTCGATATCGAAGGATGCCTGCTCGATACCAAGGGCGTCGACACCGAATTCGCCTACGGCACGATTCCCGCCAATGGGGTGCTGCATGACATGCGCATTACCATGACCATCGACCAGAATATGGTCATCCGCCAGCTCCTAGCCGTTTCCGAGCAGGCGCCGACGCCTGTGTGCGGCCATGTCAACCGGGCCTACGCGGCCCTGGTTGGACTGCGCATCGGCACCGGTTTCAAGAAGCGGGTTGCCGAGCGCGTCGGCGGATTGAAGGGCTGTACCCACCTCACCGAAATGCTGGGCCCGATGGCAACCACTGCCATCCAGACCCTGGCCCCGGTGATGCAAAAACGCCTGCGCCAGCGCGCCGCTGCTGATCCTGAATTCAAGATGCCGGACCACTGGGTGATCGGCACCTGCCATGCCTACCACCCCGATGGCGATGCGGCGCGGCGTGTCAATAATTGGCGCCCCGGCGACATTAACTAG
- a CDS encoding SDR family NAD(P)-dependent oxidoreductase: protein MKKLEGKVALVTGSGRGIGRSVALKLASDGARVVVNDLDAGPAEEVVAQIRALGGEAVACVGSVTAADFAERFVKTAVDNYGAIDIIVNNAGYTWDNVIQKMSDEQWYAIIDCHITAPFRILRAAQPIISAMAKKEAAEGRVVNRKVVNIASTSAGGNPGQVNYSTAKAGVLGMTKCLAKEWGRMKVNVNAVAFGHIETRQTQPVEGDPHFINIEGREIKVGISPAIVEQSKNMIPLGRPGNTEEAAGAVYLFCIPESDYVSGQVLVCGGGLGNV, encoded by the coding sequence ATGAAAAAACTCGAAGGCAAAGTCGCCCTGGTCACCGGTTCCGGTCGTGGCATCGGGCGCAGTGTCGCCCTGAAACTGGCCAGCGACGGCGCGCGCGTCGTGGTCAACGACCTGGACGCCGGCCCCGCTGAAGAAGTGGTTGCGCAAATCCGCGCCCTGGGCGGTGAAGCCGTTGCGTGTGTCGGCAGCGTCACCGCGGCCGATTTCGCCGAGCGCTTCGTCAAGACCGCGGTCGACAACTATGGCGCCATCGACATCATCGTCAACAACGCCGGCTACACCTGGGACAACGTGATCCAGAAGATGAGCGATGAGCAGTGGTACGCGATCATCGACTGCCACATCACCGCGCCGTTCCGCATCCTGCGCGCGGCCCAACCGATCATCAGCGCCATGGCCAAGAAAGAGGCCGCCGAAGGTCGCGTGGTCAATCGCAAGGTGGTCAATATCGCGTCGACGTCCGCTGGCGGCAACCCGGGGCAGGTCAACTACTCCACGGCCAAGGCCGGCGTGTTGGGCATGACCAAGTGCCTGGCCAAGGAATGGGGACGCATGAAGGTCAATGTCAACGCCGTTGCCTTCGGCCATATCGAAACCCGCCAGACCCAGCCGGTGGAAGGCGATCCGCACTTCATCAACATCGAAGGCCGGGAGATCAAGGTGGGCATCAGTCCTGCGATTGTCGAGCAGTCGAAGAACATGATTCCGCTGGGTCGTCCGGGCAATACCGAAGAGGCAGCCGGCGCCGTGTACCTGTTCTGCATCCCGGAATCGGATTACGTCAGCGGCCAGGTACTTGTCTGCGGCGGCGGTCTGGGTAACGTCTGA
- a CDS encoding DUF1302 domain-containing protein, with protein MEFRPHLLALAVGLGSCAGANAVDFQIGEIEGQFDSSLSIGSSWAVRGPDPKFINAANTLGLRGESATRTADDNRQNFKKGETFSKIFKGVHDLELKYGDSGVFVRGKYWYDFELKDEHRRFYDIDDSGRDDLAKSSGAEFLDAFIYHNYNLGDLPGNVRLGKQVVSWGESTFIGNSINSINPVDVAALRRPGAEVKEGLIPVNMLYLSQGLAENLTVEGFYQIQWANSVVDNCGTFFGSDPLPQGCNDRLVFAGPDLAPGVARNTASAAQILSGRVVDDVYMPRLKDNDPRDSGQYGIALRWFAPDLHDTEFGFYAMNYHSRNPYLSFKQTTVAPITAAQVGALPPAARALGVAQNQFDRVRAARYFVDYPEDIRLYGLSFQTTLGETSVGGELSYRPNMPLQINTADLNLAAIQSTDTNFTTQTSPVFTSGETAQALGGDLPGYKRMPVMQAQVTATQFFDQVLGASRLTLVGEVGYNRINGLGSADGTDVRFGRSPVYGAGEFPGTQNASVCATATNPQKECNSHGFYTTDSWGYRMRAKLDYTNVIAGINLSPNLAWSHDVDGWGPNFEEGAKAVSVGVDADYLSTYTASLSYTDFFGGQFNTTTDRDFVSLSFGVNF; from the coding sequence ATCGAGTTTCGCCCTCACCTGCTGGCCCTGGCCGTGGGCCTCGGGTCGTGCGCCGGTGCCAACGCCGTCGACTTCCAGATCGGCGAAATCGAAGGTCAGTTCGATTCATCCCTTTCCATCGGTTCCAGCTGGGCCGTACGCGGGCCGGACCCCAAGTTCATCAACGCCGCCAACACCCTTGGCCTGCGCGGTGAATCGGCCACTCGCACGGCGGATGACAACCGGCAGAACTTCAAGAAGGGTGAAACCTTCTCGAAGATCTTCAAGGGTGTGCATGACCTTGAATTGAAGTACGGCGACAGCGGCGTCTTCGTGCGCGGCAAGTATTGGTATGACTTCGAACTGAAGGACGAGCACCGCCGGTTCTACGACATCGACGACAGCGGCCGCGATGACCTGGCCAAGTCTTCCGGGGCCGAGTTCCTCGACGCCTTCATCTACCACAACTACAACCTGGGCGACCTGCCGGGCAACGTGCGCCTGGGTAAACAGGTGGTGAGCTGGGGCGAGAGCACCTTCATCGGCAACTCGATCAACAGCATCAACCCGGTCGACGTCGCCGCCCTGCGCCGCCCCGGTGCCGAAGTGAAGGAAGGCCTGATCCCGGTCAACATGCTCTACCTGTCCCAGGGCCTGGCGGAGAACCTCACCGTCGAGGGTTTCTACCAGATCCAGTGGGCCAATTCGGTGGTCGATAACTGCGGCACCTTCTTCGGCTCCGATCCACTGCCCCAGGGCTGCAACGATCGCCTGGTGTTCGCCGGTCCCGACCTCGCCCCGGGTGTGGCCCGCAACACCGCGAGCGCCGCGCAGATTCTCAGTGGGCGTGTGGTAGACGACGTTTACATGCCTCGCCTCAAGGACAACGACCCGCGCGACAGTGGCCAGTACGGTATCGCCTTGCGCTGGTTCGCCCCCGACCTGCACGACACCGAATTCGGCTTCTATGCCATGAACTACCACAGCCGCAACCCTTACCTGAGCTTCAAGCAAACCACCGTGGCGCCGATCACGGCGGCCCAGGTGGGCGCCCTGCCCCCTGCCGCACGGGCGCTTGGTGTGGCCCAGAACCAGTTCGACCGGGTACGCGCCGCGCGCTACTTCGTCGATTATCCGGAGGACATCCGCCTGTACGGGCTGAGCTTCCAGACCACCCTGGGCGAGACCTCCGTCGGTGGCGAACTGAGCTACCGCCCCAACATGCCCCTGCAAATCAACACCGCCGACCTGAACCTGGCGGCCATTCAATCCACCGATACCAATTTCACCACCCAGACCTCACCGGTCTTCACCTCCGGTGAAACCGCCCAGGCATTGGGCGGTGACTTGCCTGGCTACAAACGGATGCCGGTGATGCAGGCGCAAGTGACGGCCACGCAGTTCTTCGACCAAGTGCTGGGGGCCAGCCGCCTGACCCTGGTCGGTGAAGTCGGCTACAACCGCATCAATGGCCTGGGCTCGGCCGATGGCACCGATGTCCGGTTTGGCCGCAGCCCCGTGTATGGCGCCGGTGAATTCCCCGGTACCCAGAACGCGAGTGTCTGCGCCACCGCGACCAACCCGCAGAAGGAGTGCAACAGCCACGGTTTCTACACCACCGATTCCTGGGGTTACCGGATGCGCGCCAAGCTGGACTACACCAACGTCATCGCCGGCATCAACCTCTCGCCGAACCTGGCCTGGTCCCATGACGTGGACGGCTGGGGCCCGAACTTCGAGGAAGGCGCCAAGGCTGTAAGCGTCGGCGTGGATGCCGACTACCTCTCCACCTACACCGCAAGCCTGAGCTACACGGACTTCTTTGGCGGCCAATTCAACACCACCACCGACCGGGACTTCGTCTCGCTCAGCTTCGGCGTCAACTTCTGA
- a CDS encoding MaoC/PaaZ C-terminal domain-containing protein produces the protein MNSSQLHDVRVGFELPPLVLPAINRTTLALYAGASGDHNQVHIDLDFARQSRQPDVFAHGMLSVAYLGRLLTAWVPQQQIRSLAVRFTGITQLGHIPTCHGKVIDLFEVDGERRARLALRCVNQYGDEKLLGEATVALI, from the coding sequence ATGAATTCATCTCAGTTGCATGACGTGCGGGTCGGCTTCGAGCTGCCGCCGCTGGTACTGCCTGCAATCAATCGCACGACACTGGCGCTGTACGCGGGGGCCTCGGGTGATCACAACCAGGTGCACATTGACCTGGACTTCGCCCGTCAGTCCCGCCAGCCCGATGTCTTCGCCCACGGCATGCTCTCGGTGGCCTACCTCGGCCGCCTGCTCACCGCCTGGGTACCGCAGCAGCAGATCCGCAGCCTGGCGGTGCGATTCACCGGCATCACCCAACTAGGTCACATCCCCACGTGCCACGGCAAGGTCATTGACCTGTTCGAGGTCGATGGCGAACGACGCGCGCGCCTGGCGCTTCGCTGCGTCAATCAATACGGCGACGAAAAACTGCTCGGCGAAGCCACCGTTGCACTCATCTGA
- a CDS encoding lipid-transfer protein, giving the protein MSQKVIVAGVGMIPFAKPGQSGTYIEMGAQAIRQALQDAGLDYRKVQQAYAGYVYGDSTSGQSALYEVGLTGIPVINVNNNCGSGSSALYLARQAVESGAVDCALAFGFEQMQPGALKSHWLDRPITYGKGHEVADAIFPEGREMPDALKFFGGAGKEHMEKYGTKMETFAAIRAKASRHGANNPLSVFKKVVTTEEVMADQVIFPGVMTRLMACPPTCGGAATILVSERFARQHGLRTDVCILAQSLVTDQPQAFEPPSLISIVGVGMTRQASTEVYEKAGVGPEDIRICELHDCFAHNELLTYEGLGFCPEGGAEKFVMDGDNTYGGQVVINPSGGLLSKGHPLGATGLAQCYELTHQLRGTADKRQVDNIQHALQHNLGLGGAGIVTLFGRG; this is encoded by the coding sequence ATGTCCCAGAAAGTAATTGTTGCCGGTGTCGGCATGATCCCGTTTGCCAAGCCCGGCCAGAGCGGTACCTACATCGAAATGGGCGCGCAAGCCATTCGCCAGGCACTGCAGGATGCCGGCCTGGACTACCGCAAGGTGCAGCAGGCTTACGCCGGTTATGTGTACGGCGACTCCACCAGCGGCCAGTCGGCGCTCTACGAGGTGGGCCTGACCGGTATTCCGGTAATCAACGTCAACAACAACTGCGGCAGCGGATCTTCGGCGCTCTACCTGGCGCGCCAGGCCGTGGAAAGCGGCGCCGTGGATTGCGCCCTGGCGTTTGGTTTTGAGCAGATGCAGCCCGGCGCCCTGAAATCCCATTGGCTTGACCGTCCGATCACCTACGGCAAGGGCCATGAAGTGGCCGACGCGATCTTCCCTGAAGGCCGTGAAATGCCGGACGCCCTGAAATTCTTCGGTGGTGCGGGCAAAGAGCACATGGAGAAATACGGCACGAAGATGGAGACCTTCGCCGCCATCCGCGCCAAGGCCAGCCGCCATGGCGCGAACAACCCGTTGTCGGTGTTCAAGAAGGTAGTGACAACCGAAGAAGTCATGGCCGACCAGGTGATTTTCCCGGGTGTCATGACCCGCCTGATGGCATGCCCGCCGACCTGCGGCGGTGCGGCAACCATCCTCGTGTCTGAGCGCTTCGCCCGGCAACACGGCTTGCGTACCGATGTGTGCATCCTGGCCCAGTCCCTGGTCACCGACCAGCCGCAAGCCTTCGAGCCGCCGTCGCTGATCAGCATCGTCGGCGTCGGCATGACCCGTCAGGCGTCGACCGAGGTGTACGAGAAGGCCGGTGTCGGCCCGGAAGACATCCGCATCTGCGAGCTGCACGACTGCTTCGCCCACAACGAGCTGCTGACCTACGAAGGCCTGGGTTTCTGTCCGGAAGGCGGCGCCGAAAAATTCGTCATGGACGGCGACAACACCTACGGCGGGCAAGTGGTGATCAACCCGTCGGGCGGCCTGCTGTCCAAAGGTCACCCGCTGGGCGCCACCGGACTGGCCCAATGCTACGAGCTGACCCATCAGCTGCGCGGCACCGCCGACAAGCGCCAGGTGGACAATATCCAGCACGCCTTGCAGCACAACCTGGGCCTTGGCGGCGCGGGCATCGTGACGCTGTTCGGCCGCGGTTGA
- a CDS encoding MaoC family dehydratase N-terminal domain-containing protein produces MPDKSLIGRSLGVTTCEVEKGRLRFFAKAIGETDPVYTDEDAARQAGHRSLPVPPSFLMCLEAEGRDSDHIVQDIFGFDLGRILHAEQGFDYHGLAYAGDVLTFDTRVVDVYEKKGGALTFVVQQTRVTNQEGQHIADIRSSLVQR; encoded by the coding sequence ATGCCAGACAAGAGTCTGATCGGGCGCTCATTGGGCGTGACCACTTGCGAAGTGGAAAAGGGCCGCCTGCGCTTTTTCGCCAAGGCCATCGGCGAAACCGACCCGGTGTACACCGATGAAGACGCCGCCCGCCAAGCCGGGCACCGCTCATTGCCGGTACCGCCCAGTTTCCTGATGTGCCTGGAAGCCGAAGGGCGTGACAGCGACCATATCGTCCAGGACATTTTCGGCTTCGACCTGGGGCGCATCCTGCATGCCGAACAGGGTTTCGATTATCACGGCCTGGCCTACGCCGGCGACGTGCTCACTTTTGATACCCGGGTGGTGGACGTCTACGAGAAGAAGGGCGGGGCGCTGACTTTCGTGGTGCAACAGACCCGCGTCACCAACCAGGAAGGTCAGCACATCGCTGATATCCGCTCGTCACTCGTGCAGCGCTGA
- a CDS encoding DUF1329 domain-containing protein, giving the protein MKASKIITCAGLALSLLASGVMAAVSEQEAAKLGTTLTPLGAQKEGNADKSIPAWDGGLKPGAAPVDAKGFLGDPFKNEKPLFTITAANAQQYKDKLTPGQLAMFQRYPDTYKIPVYPTHRTAAAPVGIYAAAKKSAVNVQLVNEGTGLGNFADSRYYAFPIPKSGVEVYWNFVTRFRGENVERWSVQAVPQVNGDYTVVETHDQNSFPQYMDGVDLQAEKNILYYYIFAVDAPARLAGTVSMAHETIDQVTEPRKAWTYNAGQRRVRRAPQLAYDAPGLASDGMRTSDNADMMNGSPDRYDWKLIGKKEMYIPYNNYKLQSPSLKYADIIKPGHINQDLTRYELHRVWHVQATLKAGERHIYAKRDMYFDEDTWVLSEVDHYDGRGQLWRVGENYTYNNYEKGLNAPAAQGFYDLLVGRYIVATMSNEAKSAPQYGARTKLADFTPAALRNAGIR; this is encoded by the coding sequence ATGAAAGCAAGCAAGATCATCACCTGCGCAGGCCTGGCGCTCTCCCTGCTGGCCAGCGGCGTCATGGCCGCCGTCAGCGAACAGGAAGCGGCAAAACTGGGCACGACCCTGACGCCACTGGGCGCGCAAAAGGAAGGCAACGCCGACAAGAGCATTCCCGCCTGGGATGGCGGTCTCAAGCCCGGCGCGGCACCGGTGGACGCCAAGGGATTCCTGGGCGACCCGTTCAAGAACGAGAAGCCGCTGTTCACCATCACCGCGGCCAATGCCCAGCAGTACAAGGACAAGCTGACACCCGGCCAGCTCGCCATGTTCCAGCGCTACCCGGACACTTACAAAATTCCGGTCTATCCCACTCACCGTACCGCGGCGGCGCCTGTGGGCATTTACGCTGCCGCGAAGAAAAGCGCGGTCAATGTGCAGTTGGTCAATGAAGGCACTGGCCTGGGCAACTTCGCCGATTCGCGTTACTACGCCTTCCCGATCCCCAAGAGTGGCGTCGAGGTCTACTGGAACTTCGTAACGCGTTTTCGTGGCGAGAACGTCGAGCGCTGGTCGGTCCAGGCGGTGCCGCAGGTCAACGGTGACTACACCGTCGTCGAGACGCACGACCAGAACAGCTTCCCGCAATACATGGATGGCGTGGATCTGCAGGCCGAGAAGAACATCCTCTATTACTACATTTTCGCGGTAGATGCGCCAGCGCGCCTGGCCGGCACGGTGTCCATGGCCCATGAAACCATCGACCAGGTCACCGAGCCGCGCAAGGCCTGGACCTACAACGCCGGGCAACGCCGTGTACGCCGCGCGCCACAACTAGCCTACGATGCGCCGGGCCTGGCCTCGGACGGCATGCGCACTTCCGACAACGCCGACATGATGAACGGCTCGCCGGACCGCTATGACTGGAAACTGATCGGCAAGAAGGAGATGTACATTCCCTACAACAACTACAAGCTGCAGTCGCCAAGCCTCAAGTACGCGGACATCATCAAGCCTGGCCACATCAACCAGGACCTGACCCGCTACGAGCTGCATCGGGTGTGGCACGTGCAGGCGACATTGAAGGCTGGCGAACGGCATATCTACGCCAAGCGCGACATGTATTTCGATGAAGACACCTGGGTATTGTCCGAGGTGGACCATTACGACGGCCGCGGCCAACTGTGGCGCGTGGGTGAAAACTACACCTACAACAACTACGAAAAAGGCTTGAATGCACCGGCCGCCCAGGGGTTCTACGACCTGCTTGTCGGCCGCTACATCGTGGCAACCATGAGCAACGAGGCGAAATCGGCACCGCAATACGGCGCCCGCACCAAACTGGCGGACTTCACACCGGCGGCGTTGCGTAACGCGGGTATTCGCTGA
- a CDS encoding thiolase C-terminal domain-containing protein: protein MQRCVNVIGVGMSPFSPAALGPDPPLLIGATIRQALTDASLCARDIAEVHAVTGAMDGAALQRALQAVGLAQVPLRHFAPGGADGSALFARACQAILLGHAESILVLGIEGAPAATLGYEHLGATAQAYMARYQTRRETFAMIAVKARQHAALDSMLTLDQVLQAQMIADPLTHPQVAWASSGVAAVLLCSGEFARRHGHDALVQVAAQACVSPQQLNGLDLGATFAGVNYEVNVAAARELYEQAGRGPQDIAVCELHDLSTVSELLLYEALGFCAEGDGEKLVEDGDNTYGGNLVINPCGGLLTLGHASAASALAQCIELVQQLRGSAGRRQVADVQLALQHQVGDDGTVTTTLFQRG from the coding sequence ATGCAACGTTGCGTCAATGTGATTGGCGTAGGTATGTCGCCCTTCAGCCCGGCCGCGCTGGGCCCCGATCCGCCCTTGCTGATCGGCGCTACGATAAGACAGGCGCTCACCGACGCTAGTTTGTGCGCGCGCGATATCGCGGAGGTCCATGCCGTGACGGGCGCGATGGATGGCGCGGCCTTGCAGCGTGCTCTGCAAGCGGTGGGGCTTGCGCAGGTGCCGCTCCGCCACTTTGCGCCGGGTGGCGCTGATGGCAGTGCGTTGTTCGCACGCGCTTGCCAGGCCATCCTGCTTGGGCACGCGGAAAGCATTCTGGTGCTGGGTATCGAGGGGGCGCCTGCGGCTACTCTCGGCTATGAGCATCTGGGCGCCACGGCGCAGGCGTACATGGCGCGCTACCAGACTCGACGAGAAACCTTTGCCATGATCGCCGTCAAGGCGCGCCAGCATGCGGCGCTCGATAGCATGCTGACGCTGGACCAGGTGTTGCAGGCGCAGATGATCGCCGATCCACTCACCCATCCGCAGGTAGCCTGGGCCAGCTCAGGCGTGGCAGCGGTGTTGCTGTGTTCCGGTGAGTTTGCCAGGCGCCACGGCCACGACGCGCTGGTTCAAGTCGCCGCCCAGGCCTGTGTATCCCCGCAGCAATTGAACGGACTGGATCTGGGGGCAACCTTCGCCGGCGTCAACTATGAGGTCAACGTCGCCGCCGCCCGGGAGCTGTATGAGCAAGCGGGCAGGGGACCGCAGGACATTGCCGTCTGCGAACTGCACGACCTCAGCACCGTCAGCGAGTTGTTACTCTATGAAGCGCTGGGTTTCTGCGCCGAAGGCGACGGTGAGAAACTGGTCGAAGACGGCGATAATACCTACGGCGGCAATCTGGTGATCAATCCTTGCGGGGGCTTGCTGACATTGGGTCATGCCTCGGCAGCAAGCGCTCTGGCGCAATGCATAGAGCTGGTGCAGCAGCTGCGTGGCAGCGCTGGGCGACGCCAGGTGGCCGATGTGCAACTGGCCCTGCAGCATCAGGTGGGTGACGACGGCACGGTGACCACGACCCTTTTCCAGCGCGGGTGA
- a CDS encoding AMP-binding protein — MNNNNKHPTLLHRFLHWEHSTPDAIYLTQPLPDGSVQDYSWREVGDQARRMAAHLQSLGLPAKSSIGIYGKNTAHWIIADLAIWMAGHVSVPLYTTANSDTVRYVLEHAQIRLLFVGRLEGDAAGWNAVCASIPADLPLIDLPMSGCGQGESWDQVIARTAPLQAVVEAVPGELATIIYTSGSTGDPKGVMHSFGAMYAAPAVTGCMYDNGKGTSTSDRLLSYLPLAHTAERAVVEAVSLYSGCRVFFNLGLETFSDDLRRARPTIFLSMPRLWGKFYQGINERIDPARQATVFADPVEGKLMKAQILSALGLDQVHTGLSGSAPLPVKVMEWYRELGLELLEGYGMSENFGTSHFSLPGQVRVGYVGAAIPGVECRIGDNNEILVKSPAQMLGYYKQPDLTAESYTADGLFCTGDRGELDEQGRLRITGRVKELFKTAKGKYVAPVPIEAKLGNHPRVEASCVTGVGLAQPLALLNVSPDTRAALATAEGRDKAATELEVFLAEVNAQFESHEQLGCLVVVAEPWTVTNALLTPTLKIRRSLIEERYQGQIEGWGASRCKVVFE, encoded by the coding sequence ATGAACAACAACAATAAGCACCCGACACTGTTGCATCGCTTCCTTCACTGGGAGCACAGCACGCCAGATGCCATCTACCTGACCCAGCCCTTGCCCGATGGCAGCGTTCAAGACTACAGCTGGCGTGAAGTGGGCGACCAGGCGCGGCGCATGGCCGCTCACCTGCAAAGCCTGGGCTTGCCGGCGAAGTCTTCGATTGGTATCTACGGCAAGAACACCGCCCACTGGATCATCGCCGACCTGGCGATCTGGATGGCCGGGCACGTCAGCGTCCCGCTGTACACCACCGCCAACAGCGACACGGTGCGCTACGTGCTGGAGCATGCGCAGATACGCCTGCTGTTTGTCGGTCGTCTTGAAGGTGACGCGGCGGGTTGGAACGCAGTGTGTGCCTCGATTCCCGCCGATTTGCCGCTGATCGATTTGCCCATGTCCGGCTGCGGCCAGGGTGAATCCTGGGATCAGGTCATCGCCCGTACCGCGCCACTGCAAGCGGTGGTCGAAGCGGTGCCAGGCGAACTCGCCACCATCATCTATACCTCGGGCAGCACCGGCGACCCCAAGGGCGTGATGCACAGCTTCGGCGCCATGTACGCCGCACCGGCGGTGACCGGTTGCATGTACGACAATGGCAAGGGCACGAGCACCAGCGATCGGCTGCTGTCCTACCTGCCCCTGGCCCATACCGCCGAACGGGCGGTTGTGGAAGCGGTGTCGCTGTACAGCGGTTGCCGGGTGTTCTTCAACCTGGGGCTGGAAACCTTCAGCGACGACCTGCGCCGCGCGCGCCCGACGATCTTCCTGTCCATGCCGCGGCTGTGGGGCAAGTTCTACCAGGGCATCAACGAACGGATCGATCCTGCCCGCCAGGCTACCGTCTTCGCCGATCCGGTGGAAGGAAAGCTGATGAAGGCGCAGATCCTCTCGGCCCTTGGGCTTGACCAGGTGCATACCGGGCTGTCCGGTTCTGCGCCGTTGCCGGTCAAGGTGATGGAGTGGTACCGCGAGCTGGGCCTTGAGCTGCTGGAAGGCTATGGCATGTCGGAGAACTTCGGCACCTCGCACTTCAGCCTGCCGGGCCAGGTGCGGGTCGGCTACGTGGGTGCGGCGATCCCGGGGGTCGAATGCCGTATCGGTGACAACAACGAAATCCTGGTGAAGAGCCCGGCGCAGATGCTGGGCTATTACAAGCAACCTGACCTGACCGCTGAGAGCTACACCGCCGACGGACTGTTCTGCACCGGTGACCGTGGCGAACTGGATGAGCAAGGGCGCCTGCGGATCACAGGAAGGGTCAAGGAATTGTTCAAGACCGCCAAGGGCAAGTACGTCGCGCCTGTGCCGATCGAAGCCAAACTGGGCAATCATCCGCGTGTCGAGGCATCCTGCGTCACCGGGGTTGGCCTGGCGCAACCGCTGGCCTTGCTTAACGTTTCCCCCGATACCCGCGCCGCGCTCGCCACGGCCGAGGGTCGTGACAAGGCGGCCACTGAGCTCGAGGTTTTCCTGGCCGAAGTCAATGCCCAGTTCGAGTCGCATGAACAACTGGGGTGCCTGGTGGTGGTGGCTGAACCCTGGACCGTCACCAATGCGCTGCTGACACCGACCCTGAAGATCCGCCGCAGCCTGATCGAGGAGCGGTATCAGGGGCAGATCGAAGGGTGGGGTGCGAGCCGCTGCAAGGTTGTTTTCGAGTAG